In Myxocyprinus asiaticus isolate MX2 ecotype Aquarium Trade chromosome 8, UBuf_Myxa_2, whole genome shotgun sequence, a single genomic region encodes these proteins:
- the LOC127444580 gene encoding leucine-rich repeat transmembrane neuronal protein 1-like, producing MDFLLIGLYLKWPLRKPPGLILCSLGIILKIIPLVGASCPRPCRCDNKLLYCEGLNLTDIPQNLSSAIGLSLRENTISELREANFVGLSQLTWLYLDHNNIEIVEESTFERLRRVKELDLSTNHIESLPNGTFRPLPNLRILNLSYNRLQSLEPDLFHGLRKLTNLHLRYNALKFIPVRIFQDCRSMQFLDLGYNQLQSLARNSFAGLFKLTELHLEHNELVKVNLAHFPRLISLRTLYMRNNKATIVVSTLDWTWDHLEKIDFSNNEIEYIEPHVFESVPNLKTLTLDSNKLTYIDQRILDSWTSLSSITLSGNEWECRRNVCALASWLSNFQGQRDNGLLCASPDIAQGEDILDAVYAFQLCEDNVDATMQTFTTTRNRAKGFIYNGSSRNPYDLQEVEGGEVVTNSLTVTASTDDLESTMQIHKVVTGTMALIFSFLIIVLMLYVSWKCFPAGVRQLRKCFTSQRHKQKQKQTMQQMATTSASEYYVDYKPNHIEGALVIINEYGSCTCQQQASRECEV from the coding sequence ATGGATTTCCTCCTAATTGGTCTGTACCTAAAGTGGCCACTAAGGAAGCCCCCTGGGCTGATACTGTGCTCACTTGGCATTATTCTGAAAATAATTCCCCTGGTGGGGGCGAGCTGTCCAAGGCCGTGCCGATGCGACAACAAGCTGTTGTATTGTGAGGGGCTCAACCTGACCGACATCCCCCAAAATCTGAGCAGCGCCATTGGTTTGTCCCTGCGTGAGAATACAATCTCTGAGCTACGGGAGGCAAACTTTGTTGGCCTGTCACAGCTAACCTGGCTCTACTTGGATCATAACAATATTGAGATCGTGGAGGAGAGCACCTTTGAGAGGCTGCGAAGGGTTAAAGAGTTGGATCTGAGCACCAACCACATAGAAAGCCTGCCCAACGGGACCTTTAGACCTCTGCCCAACCTGCGAATATTGAATTTATCCTATAACAGACTTCAATCCTTGGAGCCAGACCTTTTCCATGGCCTAAGGAAGCTTACCAATTTACATTTGCGCTACAATGCCCTTAAATTCATCCCTGTGCGGATATTTCAGGATTGCAGAAGCATGCAATTCCTGGATCTGGGTTATAACCAGCTGCAGAGTCTGGCACGCAATTCATTTGCTGGGCTCTTCAAGCTCACCGAGCTGCATCTGGAGCACAACGAGTTGGTGAAAGTAAATTTAGCCCATTTTCCTCGCCTCATATCGCTGCGGACCCTCTACATGCGAAACAATAAGGCCACCATTGTGGTCAGCACCCTTGACTGGACCTGGGACCACCTGGAGAAGATTGACTTCTCCAACAATGAGATTGAATACATTGAACCACATGTGTTTGAGAGTGTGCCCAACCTTAAGACCCTAACATTGGATTCCAATAAACTGACCTACATAGATCAGAGGATTTTGGACTCGTGGACATCCCTTAGCAGCATCACACTGTCGGGTAATGAATGGGAGTGCAGAAGGAATGTCTGTGCCTTGGCTTCCTGGCTTAGCAACTTCCAGGGGCAACGTGACAACGGCCTGTTGTGTGCCAGCCCAGACATTGCACAGGGTGAGGACATTCTGGACGCTGTCTATGCTTTCCAGTTATGCGAGGACAATGTAGATGCAACCATGCAGACCTTCACCACCACCAGAAACCGAGCCAAAGGTTTCATATATAATGGCTCATCAAGAAACCCCTATGACCTGCAGGAAGTGGAGGGCGGAGAGGTGGTAACCAATTCCTTAACAGTGACTGCGTCCACAGATGACCTGGAGAGCACCATGCAGATCCATAAGGTGGTGACAGGCACCATGGCACTAATTTTCTCCTTCCTGATTATTGTCCTCATGCTCTACGTGTCCTGGAAATGTTTCCCAGCAGGAGTAAGGCAGCTGAGGAAGTGCTTCACCAGCCAGCGTCACAAGCAGAAACAAAAGCAGACCATGCAGCAGATGGCCACTACGTCTGCATCCGAGTACTATGTTGATTACAAACCTAACCATATTGAGGGGGCACTTGTTATCATCAACGAGTATGGCTCTTGCACGTGCCAGCAGCAGGCATCTCGAGAATGTGAGGTGTGA